Genomic DNA from Haloplanus sp. HW8-1:
CCCGCCTCCAGTTGCGCGCGCCGCGGGAACTCGTCGCCCTCGGCGAGGTGGTCGGGTTCGACCCCGACACCGTCCGTACGGGCCTCCGGGAGTGGGGCGAACTCGCGGCGCGCAACCGCCACCGGCGGTCCGAGTCGTTCATAGAGCCGGGGGTCGAACGGGGACCGTATGAAGAAGACGCTTGAGGAACACGCCGAACGCTTCTCCGAACTGGCGCCGGAGTACGACGACGAGACATCGCCCGAGTACCGCGCCTGCGTGGACCTCGTCGTCTCGTACGCCGATCCCGGGTCCGAGGAGGTGGTGCTTGATCTGGGGACCGGCACCGGCGCGCTCGCGCTGCCCCTCGCCGACGACGCCGACCGGGTGGTCGGCCGCGACATCAGCGCGGGGATGCTCGACGAGGCCCGCCGGAAAGCCACCGAGCGCGACCGCTCGAACGTCGCGTTCGGCGAGGGTCGATTCCGCGATCCAAACTACGACGGCCCCGTCGACATCGTCGTCTCCAACTTCGCCATGCACCACCTGAACGACGCGGAGAAACGCGAGGCAATCGACGCCATCGCCGCGCTGGATCCCCGCCGTTTCGTCCTCGGCGACGTGATGCTCTTCGAGGAGGTCCACCCCGAATCGGGCGTCTACGACCCCGAGGTGGACGACCCGGCGCAGGCTGGCATCCTCGCGGACGCGCTGACCGACGCAGGATTTGTCCTGACGGCCGTGGATCGGGTGTCGGCGGCGGTCGGCGTGATCGCCGCCGAGCGCCGATGAAGCACCTGCCCAAACACCTCAGCCCGCGGTGGCGGTATCTCGCGGTGGCTCTGGAGGCCCGTCCCGACGTGTCGCTCTCGCGGGGCGACTTCCAGCGGGCGGTGTGGTACGCCGCCGGCAACCTGCTCGGCGACCCCGGGAGCGCGGACGCCGACCTGCGGGTGTTGCGCTTCTCGTTCGCGGACGGGGAGGGCCACGCGGTCGTCCGTGCCCGTCGCGGCGAGGTCGATCCGGCACGGGCGGCGCTCGCCTGCGTCAGCGAGGTTGGCGGCGACCCCGTCGGTGTCCACGTCCGCGGCGTCTCGGGGACGCTCCGGGCCTGTGCGGAGAAGTATCTCTAGGTACGTCCGGCGGACGCCGGTCGCGGACCCCCTCGTGGCGACCGCGACCGTCCGACTACCCGAGTAAGAAAGGTATTTAGGACGCCGGACCGGAGTGGCGACCCGAGAGACGCGTCGTGTTCGAGAACGGCCGTCGGCGGGGCGTCGTCCACGAAGTGGACGGGACCGGGCCGGCGTCGCTCGGGGACGACCGAACTCGATTTCGAGTCAGAGTCAACGTGATACAATGCAGGGACAAGCCCAACAGCAGGCCTACGACCGCGGGATAACGATCTTCTCGCCCGATGGCCGCCTCTATCAGGTCGAATACGCCCGAGAGGCCGTCAAGCGAGGGACAGCGAGTATCGGCATCCGAACCGAGGACGGCGTGGTACTGGCGGCGGATAAACGCTCCCGGTCGCCACTGATGGAGCCGACGAGCGTCGAGAAGATCCACAAGGCGGACGACCACGCGGGCATCGCGTCGGCCGGCCACGTGGCCGACGCCCGCCAACTCATCGACTTCGCCCGCCGGCAGGCCCAGATCAACCGCCTGCGATACAGTGAACCGATCGGTATCGAGGCGCTCACGAAGGAAGTTACCGACCACATCCAGCAGTACACGCAGGTCGGGGGTGCCCGCCCGTTCGGCGTCGCGCTTCTCATCGGTGGGATCGAGGACGGCGAACCCCGCCTCTACGAGACCGACCCCTCGGGAACGCCCTACGAGTGGAAGGCGGTCTCCATCGGCGCGAACCGCGGTGATCTCCAGGAGTACCTCGAGGAGAACTACGAGGACGGCCTCGACCTCGACGGCGGTATCGCGCTCGCGCTTCGGGCGCTGGCGACCACCAACGACGACAGTCTCGAACCGGCCGGCGTCGACGTGGCGACAGTCAGCCTCGACACCGAGGCGTTCCACGAACTCGACAACGACGAGATCGAGACTCACCTCGCCGACCTCGACCTCCTCCCGGACGACGAGGACGAGGACGATGACGCGGATGTGGACGCCGACGAGGAGTAGTCGCCGCCGCGACCGACCGCTCTCTTTCCTTTCTCGTCTCGTGCAGGAACGCCCTCATACGGAGTATTGTAACTGTTTACCGGTGGTTCGCCGAGACGGTCCGGCGAACCACCGGTAATGGCTTACAATAAACCGTATCAGTACTCCTCGTACGCCAGATTCATCAGCCACTGCGAGAAGGCGTCGCTCCGTGGATCGACCTCCTCCTCGCCGATGAACGGCGAGAGCATGTCCCCGGCCATCAGCAGCGAGAAGTCGAGGTCACGTGCCGTCGGCATCAGGAAATACGTGTTGTGTCCTTGGTAGACGGTCTCTTCGCGCCGGATGAGCGTCTGTTCGACCAGGGATTCGGCGATGCGACTGCCCTTCCGCGAGGAGATGTCGAGTTCCTTCCACAGTTCGCTCTGGTGGATCCCGCGTGTTTCGCGGATGAGTTCGAGTGCGGCGCGCTCGTCGGTCGAGAGGTCGGCGTCCGGGCCCTCGGCAGCGCTCATCGACACACCTCCGGGTCGACGGTTCGATGCATACACCCACAAACCGTTGCGGCGGGTTTAAATTTGACTTTCGCCCGGACCGACCGGACGGTACGGTGTCTCGCAGGGTGCCCCCCCGGCGAACCGATACGTCCACCCGTCGTCGTCGAGGTGGAGCAGCGATGACGATCGGGTGCCGTACCCGTCTTCGTGGATACAGACGCCGAAGTCGTGGTCGCCGAGGACCCCCGCCGCCCGATCCAGCCACCGGTCGGCCGTCTCGCCCG
This window encodes:
- the psmA gene encoding archaeal proteasome endopeptidase complex subunit alpha gives rise to the protein MQGQAQQQAYDRGITIFSPDGRLYQVEYAREAVKRGTASIGIRTEDGVVLAADKRSRSPLMEPTSVEKIHKADDHAGIASAGHVADARQLIDFARRQAQINRLRYSEPIGIEALTKEVTDHIQQYTQVGGARPFGVALLIGGIEDGEPRLYETDPSGTPYEWKAVSIGANRGDLQEYLEENYEDGLDLDGGIALALRALATTNDDSLEPAGVDVATVSLDTEAFHELDNDEIETHLADLDLLPDDEDEDDDADVDADEE
- a CDS encoding class I SAM-dependent methyltransferase, which encodes MKKTLEEHAERFSELAPEYDDETSPEYRACVDLVVSYADPGSEEVVLDLGTGTGALALPLADDADRVVGRDISAGMLDEARRKATERDRSNVAFGEGRFRDPNYDGPVDIVVSNFAMHHLNDAEKREAIDAIAALDPRRFVLGDVMLFEEVHPESGVYDPEVDDPAQAGILADALTDAGFVLTAVDRVSAAVGVIAAERR
- a CDS encoding helix-turn-helix transcriptional regulator, which codes for MSAAEGPDADLSTDERAALELIRETRGIHQSELWKELDISSRKGSRIAESLVEQTLIRREETVYQGHNTYFLMPTARDLDFSLLMAGDMLSPFIGEEEVDPRSDAFSQWLMNLAYEEY